CGACATCGTCAGATCGGCACGTTCCTTGTCTGTCATATCTTTGAAGAATACCGCCATCGCCCATGCGCTGACTTGATAGTCAGGGATTTCTCCTTGTGTGTATCCTTGAACAACAAAATCAATCTCAGCTGTTGTTAGTTCTTTTCCGTCGCGTTTCTTAGCAATAATGTCTACCATTCTCATGATGATCTCTCCTCGGGTAAATGATTTGTATAGAACACTTTGTACTGGGACCGTTCCGGCTCCGGATCGTTCCTCCGATCGCTGTTGTCTCCAAGTTTTTTTGATCCATTTTGCAATGGGGAAAACTCGGAGACAAAGGCGAACGCTAACGCTTCTTCAGAATCGATTCCGGGTCCTTCACTCCGTGCTTAAAACAAAAGTTTCGATCCACATCAATTGATTATGAATATAATCTTGTTGTCATCCTACAAAACACTTTGTGCAGCAACCGTTTCGGCCCCGGATCGTTCTTTTGATCGCTGTTGTCTCCAAGTTTTTTTTGATCCATTTTGCAATGGGAAAACTCGGAGACAAAGGCGAACGCTAACGCTTCTTCAGAATCGATTCCGGGTCCTTCACTCTGTGCTTAAAACAAAAGTTTCAATTAAAATCAAATGATTATGAATATAAAATGCAACAATTACAGTGTGATTGCTGTGTCCAGGGCAACTACCATCATGTCGTTGAACGTTTTTTGACGTTCTTCGGCAGATGTTTCTTCGCCTGTCAGCAAGTGGTCACTTACCGTCAGGATGGTCAGTGCGTTAACACCAAACTTGGCAGCAATAGTGTACAATGCTGTTGTTTCCATCTCTACGCCGAGTACGCCGTGTTTCATCAACTTCTCGGTTACGGAACGGTCATCACGGTAGAAAGAATCGGAGCTGAATACGTTACCTACGTGAATTTTCATACCTTTAGCTGTTGCACGGTCATATGCTTCTTTCAGCAGGGAGAACGTAGCGATTGGTGAGAAGTCATATCCACCAAATACGTGTTTGTTCATGCTGGAATCTGTACATGCTGCTTGTGCAAGAATGACGTCACGTACACGTACATGCTCCTGCATACCGCCACAAG
This Paenibacillus xylanexedens DNA region includes the following protein-coding sequences:
- the deoD gene encoding purine-nucleoside phosphorylase, coding for MSTHIGAKPGDIAETILLPGDPLRAKYIADTYLEDVVCYNEVRGMLGYTGTYQGHRISVQGSGMGIPSFAIYANELISEYGVKNLIRVGTCGGMQEHVRVRDVILAQAACTDSSMNKHVFGGYDFSPIATFSLLKEAYDRATAKGMKIHVGNVFSSDSFYRDDRSVTEKLMKHGVLGVEMETTALYTIAAKFGVNALTILTVSDHLLTGEETSAEERQKTFNDMMVVALDTAITL